A single genomic interval of Hevea brasiliensis isolate MT/VB/25A 57/8 chromosome 4, ASM3005281v1, whole genome shotgun sequence harbors:
- the LOC131179215 gene encoding heterodimeric geranylgeranyl pyrophosphate synthase small subunit, chloroplastic-like: protein MAGALSSTIHGNLIARAVSSSNPKHPLFSHRPMVVAMSTDQSYWSSVNADLDTHLKQAIPIRQPLAVFEPMRHLILSAPQTSAPALCIAACELVGGHRNQAMAAASALRLVHASASTHENLPLTDRPRPTPRTRPTLYGPNIELLIADGIIPFGFELLARDDDPAENNSNRVLRAIIEISRAMGSQGVIEGQYNESQYEESEGEEIFHVGWLQNVCRKKEGTLHACAGACGAILGGGREGEIEKLRRYGLYVGMVQGILSKVDERKEWSVKEVNKLRDLALKELKDFNQAKVKTISILVETRFCNL from the coding sequence ATGGCCGGAGCTCTCTCTTCTACCATACATGGAAATCTCATAGCTCGTGCTGTCTCCAGTTCCAATCCTAAACACCCATTATTCTCTCATAGACCCATGGTAGTTGCCATGTCCACTGACCAGTCTTATTGGAGCTCTGTAAATGCTGACCTTGACACACATCTCAAGCAAGCCATTCCCATAAGGCAACCGCTCGCGGTCTTTGAGCCCATGCGCCATCTCATCTTATCCGCCCCACAAACTTCCGCACCCGCCTTGTGTATCGCCGCTTGTGAACTCGTTGGTGGCCACCGGAACCAAGCCATGGCTGCAGCATCCGCTTTACGTCTCGTGCATGCTTCTGCTTCCACTCATGAGAACCTGCCTTTGACAGACAGGCCCAGGCCGACGCCCAGAACCAGGCCCACTTTATATGGCCCTAACATCGAGCTTCTCATAGCAGATGGAATAATACCATTCGGGTTTGAGTTACTGGCACGGGACGACGACCCTGCCGAAAATAATTCGAATCGGGTTTTGCGTGCTATCATTGAGATCTCACGTGCCATGGGTTCACAAGGAGTGATCGAAGGGCAATATAATGAATCACAATACGAGGAATCGGAGGGGGAGGAAATATTCCACGTGGGATGGCTTCAAAATGTATGTAGAAAAAAAGAAGGTACCTTACACGCGTGTGCGGGTGCGTGTGGCGCAATATTAGGAGGTGGAAGAGAAGGCGAGATAGAAAAATTGAGAAGGTATGGCTTGTATGTAGGAATGGTACAAGGAATATTGAGCAAGGTTGATGAAAGGAAGGAGTGGTCAGTGAAAGAGGTGAATAAGCTAAGAGATTTGGCTCTTAAAGAATTGAAAGATTTCAACCAAGCAAAGGTTAAAACAATTTCTATCCTTGTTGAGACCAGGTTTTGTAATTTATGA
- the LOC110640735 gene encoding probable beta-1,3-galactosyltransferase 2 isoform X2, translated as MMTWRNRAVDTSAKSVISKKWSLLLCIGCFCAGMLFSDRMWAVPEVKGISRTTRVEDEKLKLVSEGCATETKDVKHESKDIMGEVSKTHHAIQTLDKTISNLEMELAAARAAQESILNGSPVSDNFRIAQSSGKRKYLMVVGINTAFSSRKRRDSVRATWMPQGDKRKKLEEEKGIIIRFVIGHSATAGGILDRAIEAEDKKHGDFLRLEHVEGYLELSAKTKTYFATAVALWDADFYVKVDDDVHVNIATLGATLARHRSKPRVYIGCMKSGPVLAQKGVKYHEPEYWKFGEEGNKYFRHATGQLYAISNDLATYISINQHVLHKFANEDVSLGSWFIGLDVEHIDDRRLCCGTPPDCEWKAQAGNICVASFDWSCSGICKSVERIKEVHRRCGEGENALWSAEF; from the exons ATGATGACTTGGAGGAATAGAGCAGTAGATACATCTGCAAAGAGTGTGATTTCAAAGAAATGGAGTCTTCTGCTTTGTATTGGTTGCTTCTGTGCTGGGATGTTATTCTCGGACAG AATGTGGGCTGTGCCTGAAGTTAAAGGTATATCAAGGACAACAAGGGTTGAAGATGAAAAGTTAAAGCTAGTTTCAGAGGGATGTGCTACAGAAACT AAGGATGTAAAGCATGAATCCAAGGACATCATGGGAGAAGTTTCAAAGACACATCATGCTATACA AACTCTAGATAAAACAATATCGAATTTGGAAATGGAGTTAGCTGCTGCAAGGGCTGCACAGGAATCAATACTGAATGGTTCACCAGTGTCAGACAATTTTAGAATCGCTCAGTCAAGTGGAAAAAGaaagtatttaatggttgtaggCATAAATACTGCTTTTAGCAGCCGAAAGCGAAGAGATTCAGTTCGTGCTACTTGGATGCCCCAAG GTGATAAAAGAAAGAAGCTTGAGGAAGAGAAGGGAATCATAATTCGCTTTGTAATAGGTCACAG TGCTACGGCAGGTGGTATCCTTGACAGAGCTATTGAAGCAGAAGATAAGAAGCATGGTGACTTCTTGAGGCTG GAGCATGTTGAGGGATACCTTGAATTGTCTGCAAAGACAAAGACATATTTTGCTACTGCTGTTGCTTTGTGGGATGCAGATTTTTATGTCAAAGTTGATGACGATGTGCATGTAAATATAG CCACACTTGGAGCAACTTTAGCTAGGCATCGGTCAAAACCCAGAGTTTATATAGGATGTATGAAGTCCGGTCCAGTCCTTGCCCAAAA GGGAGTCAAATACCATGAACCTGAATATTGGAAATTTGGGGAGGAGGGAAACAAATATTTTCGTCATGCTACAGGACAGTTGTATGCTATTTCAAATGATTTGGCTACTTACATATCAATCAACCA GCATGTGCTACATAAATTTGCTAATGAGGATGTTTCATTGGGGTCATGGTTTATTGGATTGGATGTGGAGCATATTGATGACCGAAGACTCTGTTGCGGTACCCCACCTG ATTGTGAGTGGAAGGCTCAAGCGGGCAACATCTGTGTTGCATCATTTGATTGGAGCTGTAGTGGGATTTGCAAGTCTGTGGAGAGAATCAAGGAGGTTCACCGGCGTTGTGGGGAAGGCGAGAATGCCTTATGGAGTGCAGAATTCTGA
- the LOC110640735 gene encoding probable beta-1,3-galactosyltransferase 2 isoform X1, whose protein sequence is MMTWRNRAVDTSAKSVISKKWSLLLCIGCFCAGMLFSDRMWAVPEVKGISRTTRVEDEKLKLVSEGCATETKDVKHESKDIMGEVSKTHHAIHRTLDKTISNLEMELAAARAAQESILNGSPVSDNFRIAQSSGKRKYLMVVGINTAFSSRKRRDSVRATWMPQGDKRKKLEEEKGIIIRFVIGHSATAGGILDRAIEAEDKKHGDFLRLEHVEGYLELSAKTKTYFATAVALWDADFYVKVDDDVHVNIATLGATLARHRSKPRVYIGCMKSGPVLAQKGVKYHEPEYWKFGEEGNKYFRHATGQLYAISNDLATYISINQHVLHKFANEDVSLGSWFIGLDVEHIDDRRLCCGTPPDCEWKAQAGNICVASFDWSCSGICKSVERIKEVHRRCGEGENALWSAEF, encoded by the exons ATGATGACTTGGAGGAATAGAGCAGTAGATACATCTGCAAAGAGTGTGATTTCAAAGAAATGGAGTCTTCTGCTTTGTATTGGTTGCTTCTGTGCTGGGATGTTATTCTCGGACAG AATGTGGGCTGTGCCTGAAGTTAAAGGTATATCAAGGACAACAAGGGTTGAAGATGAAAAGTTAAAGCTAGTTTCAGAGGGATGTGCTACAGAAACT AAGGATGTAAAGCATGAATCCAAGGACATCATGGGAGAAGTTTCAAAGACACATCATGCTATACA CAGAACTCTAGATAAAACAATATCGAATTTGGAAATGGAGTTAGCTGCTGCAAGGGCTGCACAGGAATCAATACTGAATGGTTCACCAGTGTCAGACAATTTTAGAATCGCTCAGTCAAGTGGAAAAAGaaagtatttaatggttgtaggCATAAATACTGCTTTTAGCAGCCGAAAGCGAAGAGATTCAGTTCGTGCTACTTGGATGCCCCAAG GTGATAAAAGAAAGAAGCTTGAGGAAGAGAAGGGAATCATAATTCGCTTTGTAATAGGTCACAG TGCTACGGCAGGTGGTATCCTTGACAGAGCTATTGAAGCAGAAGATAAGAAGCATGGTGACTTCTTGAGGCTG GAGCATGTTGAGGGATACCTTGAATTGTCTGCAAAGACAAAGACATATTTTGCTACTGCTGTTGCTTTGTGGGATGCAGATTTTTATGTCAAAGTTGATGACGATGTGCATGTAAATATAG CCACACTTGGAGCAACTTTAGCTAGGCATCGGTCAAAACCCAGAGTTTATATAGGATGTATGAAGTCCGGTCCAGTCCTTGCCCAAAA GGGAGTCAAATACCATGAACCTGAATATTGGAAATTTGGGGAGGAGGGAAACAAATATTTTCGTCATGCTACAGGACAGTTGTATGCTATTTCAAATGATTTGGCTACTTACATATCAATCAACCA GCATGTGCTACATAAATTTGCTAATGAGGATGTTTCATTGGGGTCATGGTTTATTGGATTGGATGTGGAGCATATTGATGACCGAAGACTCTGTTGCGGTACCCCACCTG ATTGTGAGTGGAAGGCTCAAGCGGGCAACATCTGTGTTGCATCATTTGATTGGAGCTGTAGTGGGATTTGCAAGTCTGTGGAGAGAATCAAGGAGGTTCACCGGCGTTGTGGGGAAGGCGAGAATGCCTTATGGAGTGCAGAATTCTGA
- the LOC110640736 gene encoding CASP-like protein 2D1 isoform X1, whose amino-acid sequence MIPTLTKSKAPAPSHCFSLFPLLQPHPFLQARRRVYIYDLSPHTNFSSTELFLFSPSLSVLLFAYSLSGLCLLFTEMAPMLKLIDCSLRLSVIPLSVATIWLTVTNHQDNSSYGNLHYSNLMGLKYMVCMSAICAVYAFVAAVSLWIRFLVNKVWWLFVSDQQIITYLMVTSVAAIMELLYLAYNGDQKVTWSEACRSYGKFCTRMKLALILHAVALFCFIVLAVISSYRAFSTFETPVSSKEVEEDTS is encoded by the exons ATGATTCCTACACTGACAAAAAGCAAAGCCCCAGCCCCATCCCACTGCTTCTCACTCTTTCCACTACTCCAACCACACCCTTTTCTTCAGGCCAGAAGAAGAGTATATATCTATGATCTGTCCCCTCATACCAATTTCAGTTCAACTGAACTCTTCCTCTTTTCTCCTTCTCTTTCGGTTCTTTTATTCGCCTATAGCTTAAGTGGGCTTTGCCTTTTATTTACAGAGATGGCTCCAATGCTCAAGCTCATAGATTGTTCTCTCAGGCTCTCTGTGATTCCTCTCAGTGTTGCAACCATTTGGTTAACTGTGACCAACCATCAGGACAACAGCAGCTATGGAAATTTACACTACAGCAATCTCATGGGCCTCAA GTACATGGTTTGTATGAGTGCCATTTGTGCTGTTTATGCTTTTGTTGCTGCTGTGTCTCTATGGATCAGATTCTTAGTTAATAAAGTTTGGTGGCTCTTTGTCTCTGATCAG CAGATTATTACTTACTTAATGGTCACATCTGTGGCTGCAATCATGGAGCTGCTGTACTTAGCTTATAATGGTGATCAGAAAGTCACATGGAGTGAAGCCTGCCGTTCTTATGGAAAGTTCTGCACTAGAATGAAGCTAGCATTGATTCTCCATGCCGTGGCTCTTTTCTGCTTCATTGTTTTAGCTGTAATATCTTCTTATAGAGCTTTCAGCACGTTTGAGACTCCAGTTTCTTCTAAAGAAGTTGAAGAAGATACAAGTTAG
- the LOC110640736 gene encoding CASP-like protein 2D1 isoform X2: protein MIPTLTKSKAPAPSHCFSLFPLLQPHPFLQARRRVYIYDLSPHTNFSSTELFLFSPSLSVLLFAYSLSGLCLLFTEMAPMLKLIDCSLRLSVIPLSVATIWLTVTNHQDNSSYGNLHYSNLMGLKYMVCMSAICAVYAFVAAVSLWIRFLVNKVWWLFVSDQIITYLMVTSVAAIMELLYLAYNGDQKVTWSEACRSYGKFCTRMKLALILHAVALFCFIVLAVISSYRAFSTFETPVSSKEVEEDTS, encoded by the exons ATGATTCCTACACTGACAAAAAGCAAAGCCCCAGCCCCATCCCACTGCTTCTCACTCTTTCCACTACTCCAACCACACCCTTTTCTTCAGGCCAGAAGAAGAGTATATATCTATGATCTGTCCCCTCATACCAATTTCAGTTCAACTGAACTCTTCCTCTTTTCTCCTTCTCTTTCGGTTCTTTTATTCGCCTATAGCTTAAGTGGGCTTTGCCTTTTATTTACAGAGATGGCTCCAATGCTCAAGCTCATAGATTGTTCTCTCAGGCTCTCTGTGATTCCTCTCAGTGTTGCAACCATTTGGTTAACTGTGACCAACCATCAGGACAACAGCAGCTATGGAAATTTACACTACAGCAATCTCATGGGCCTCAA GTACATGGTTTGTATGAGTGCCATTTGTGCTGTTTATGCTTTTGTTGCTGCTGTGTCTCTATGGATCAGATTCTTAGTTAATAAAGTTTGGTGGCTCTTTGTCTCTGATCAG ATTATTACTTACTTAATGGTCACATCTGTGGCTGCAATCATGGAGCTGCTGTACTTAGCTTATAATGGTGATCAGAAAGTCACATGGAGTGAAGCCTGCCGTTCTTATGGAAAGTTCTGCACTAGAATGAAGCTAGCATTGATTCTCCATGCCGTGGCTCTTTTCTGCTTCATTGTTTTAGCTGTAATATCTTCTTATAGAGCTTTCAGCACGTTTGAGACTCCAGTTTCTTCTAAAGAAGTTGAAGAAGATACAAGTTAG
- the LOC110640735 gene encoding probable beta-1,3-galactosyltransferase 2 isoform X3, giving the protein MMTWRNRAVDTSAKSVISKKWSLLLCIGCFCAGMLFSDRMWAVPEVKGISRTTRVEDEKLKLVSEGCATETDVKHESKDIMGEVSKTHHAIHRTLDKTISNLEMELAAARAAQESILNGSPVSDNFRIAQSSGKRKYLMVVGINTAFSSRKRRDSVRATWMPQGDKRKKLEEEKGIIIRFVIGHSATAGGILDRAIEAEDKKHGDFLRLEHVEGYLELSAKTKTYFATAVALWDADFYVKVDDDVHVNIATLGATLARHRSKPRVYIGCMKSGPVLAQKGVKYHEPEYWKFGEEGNKYFRHATGQLYAISNDLATYISINQHVLHKFANEDVSLGSWFIGLDVEHIDDRRLCCGTPPDCEWKAQAGNICVASFDWSCSGICKSVERIKEVHRRCGEGENALWSAEF; this is encoded by the exons ATGATGACTTGGAGGAATAGAGCAGTAGATACATCTGCAAAGAGTGTGATTTCAAAGAAATGGAGTCTTCTGCTTTGTATTGGTTGCTTCTGTGCTGGGATGTTATTCTCGGACAG AATGTGGGCTGTGCCTGAAGTTAAAGGTATATCAAGGACAACAAGGGTTGAAGATGAAAAGTTAAAGCTAGTTTCAGAGGGATGTGCTACAGAAACT GATGTAAAGCATGAATCCAAGGACATCATGGGAGAAGTTTCAAAGACACATCATGCTATACA CAGAACTCTAGATAAAACAATATCGAATTTGGAAATGGAGTTAGCTGCTGCAAGGGCTGCACAGGAATCAATACTGAATGGTTCACCAGTGTCAGACAATTTTAGAATCGCTCAGTCAAGTGGAAAAAGaaagtatttaatggttgtaggCATAAATACTGCTTTTAGCAGCCGAAAGCGAAGAGATTCAGTTCGTGCTACTTGGATGCCCCAAG GTGATAAAAGAAAGAAGCTTGAGGAAGAGAAGGGAATCATAATTCGCTTTGTAATAGGTCACAG TGCTACGGCAGGTGGTATCCTTGACAGAGCTATTGAAGCAGAAGATAAGAAGCATGGTGACTTCTTGAGGCTG GAGCATGTTGAGGGATACCTTGAATTGTCTGCAAAGACAAAGACATATTTTGCTACTGCTGTTGCTTTGTGGGATGCAGATTTTTATGTCAAAGTTGATGACGATGTGCATGTAAATATAG CCACACTTGGAGCAACTTTAGCTAGGCATCGGTCAAAACCCAGAGTTTATATAGGATGTATGAAGTCCGGTCCAGTCCTTGCCCAAAA GGGAGTCAAATACCATGAACCTGAATATTGGAAATTTGGGGAGGAGGGAAACAAATATTTTCGTCATGCTACAGGACAGTTGTATGCTATTTCAAATGATTTGGCTACTTACATATCAATCAACCA GCATGTGCTACATAAATTTGCTAATGAGGATGTTTCATTGGGGTCATGGTTTATTGGATTGGATGTGGAGCATATTGATGACCGAAGACTCTGTTGCGGTACCCCACCTG ATTGTGAGTGGAAGGCTCAAGCGGGCAACATCTGTGTTGCATCATTTGATTGGAGCTGTAGTGGGATTTGCAAGTCTGTGGAGAGAATCAAGGAGGTTCACCGGCGTTGTGGGGAAGGCGAGAATGCCTTATGGAGTGCAGAATTCTGA
- the LOC110640735 gene encoding probable beta-1,3-galactosyltransferase 2 isoform X4, with protein MMTWRNRAVDTSAKSVISKKWSLLLCIGCFCAGMLFSDRMWAVPEVKGISRTTRVEDEKLKLVSEGCATETDVKHESKDIMGEVSKTHHAIQTLDKTISNLEMELAAARAAQESILNGSPVSDNFRIAQSSGKRKYLMVVGINTAFSSRKRRDSVRATWMPQGDKRKKLEEEKGIIIRFVIGHSATAGGILDRAIEAEDKKHGDFLRLEHVEGYLELSAKTKTYFATAVALWDADFYVKVDDDVHVNIATLGATLARHRSKPRVYIGCMKSGPVLAQKGVKYHEPEYWKFGEEGNKYFRHATGQLYAISNDLATYISINQHVLHKFANEDVSLGSWFIGLDVEHIDDRRLCCGTPPDCEWKAQAGNICVASFDWSCSGICKSVERIKEVHRRCGEGENALWSAEF; from the exons ATGATGACTTGGAGGAATAGAGCAGTAGATACATCTGCAAAGAGTGTGATTTCAAAGAAATGGAGTCTTCTGCTTTGTATTGGTTGCTTCTGTGCTGGGATGTTATTCTCGGACAG AATGTGGGCTGTGCCTGAAGTTAAAGGTATATCAAGGACAACAAGGGTTGAAGATGAAAAGTTAAAGCTAGTTTCAGAGGGATGTGCTACAGAAACT GATGTAAAGCATGAATCCAAGGACATCATGGGAGAAGTTTCAAAGACACATCATGCTATACA AACTCTAGATAAAACAATATCGAATTTGGAAATGGAGTTAGCTGCTGCAAGGGCTGCACAGGAATCAATACTGAATGGTTCACCAGTGTCAGACAATTTTAGAATCGCTCAGTCAAGTGGAAAAAGaaagtatttaatggttgtaggCATAAATACTGCTTTTAGCAGCCGAAAGCGAAGAGATTCAGTTCGTGCTACTTGGATGCCCCAAG GTGATAAAAGAAAGAAGCTTGAGGAAGAGAAGGGAATCATAATTCGCTTTGTAATAGGTCACAG TGCTACGGCAGGTGGTATCCTTGACAGAGCTATTGAAGCAGAAGATAAGAAGCATGGTGACTTCTTGAGGCTG GAGCATGTTGAGGGATACCTTGAATTGTCTGCAAAGACAAAGACATATTTTGCTACTGCTGTTGCTTTGTGGGATGCAGATTTTTATGTCAAAGTTGATGACGATGTGCATGTAAATATAG CCACACTTGGAGCAACTTTAGCTAGGCATCGGTCAAAACCCAGAGTTTATATAGGATGTATGAAGTCCGGTCCAGTCCTTGCCCAAAA GGGAGTCAAATACCATGAACCTGAATATTGGAAATTTGGGGAGGAGGGAAACAAATATTTTCGTCATGCTACAGGACAGTTGTATGCTATTTCAAATGATTTGGCTACTTACATATCAATCAACCA GCATGTGCTACATAAATTTGCTAATGAGGATGTTTCATTGGGGTCATGGTTTATTGGATTGGATGTGGAGCATATTGATGACCGAAGACTCTGTTGCGGTACCCCACCTG ATTGTGAGTGGAAGGCTCAAGCGGGCAACATCTGTGTTGCATCATTTGATTGGAGCTGTAGTGGGATTTGCAAGTCTGTGGAGAGAATCAAGGAGGTTCACCGGCGTTGTGGGGAAGGCGAGAATGCCTTATGGAGTGCAGAATTCTGA